A single region of the Actinoplanes sp. SE50/110 genome encodes:
- a CDS encoding DEAD/DEAH box helicase: MTATASGPAELLHRLRARAGNAGQSPITHVERVPARTGRPAPWPSWTHPEVREAFARQGITAPWQHQADAAGLAFEGTHVVLATGTASGKSLAYQLPALTALTTDPKATVLYLAPTKALAADQLRKLTRLGLADIRPAALDGDVPREEREWIRQHARFLLTNPDMLHHSLLPGHSRWATFFRRLTYVVIDECHAYRGVFGSHVAHVLRRLRRTTARYGGSPTFILASATSGDPAGSTSRLLGTPVTAVTEDASPRGAVTFALWEPPLLPPEPATPTFVPPPTIPVPAQPTAPAVAPARPTAAARHTDSSRPTAAARPTDSSRLAAAARPTEPLTPAALSPLAVPPPEADFDELDLPPVRRSALRETADLLTDAVIAGTRTLAFVRSRRGAEVVAAVARRSLDEVVPGLGSRVAAYRGGYLREDRRAIERALLAGDLLGLASTNALELGVDLAGLDAVLICGWPGTRASLWQQAGRAGRAGGAALAVLIARDDPLDTYLVHHPEALFGHPVEATVLDPANPYVLGPQLCCAASEAPLTEKDLPLFGPATRPVIDQLVAEGALRRRPSGWYWTERGRPDVDLRGSGGAPVQVVEAATGRLLGTVDQGSSHVMLHEGAVHLHQGTTYVVDELDLEDATALVHQEDPDWSTHARDVTDVSVVRVFSYADAGPVGLFLGEVDVTSQVVSYQRRRLGSGEVIDIRPLDLPVRELRTVAVWFTVSPQALAAAGIEPNDVPGALHAAEHAAIGLLPLMATCDRWDIGGLSTANHPDTEAPTVFVYDGHPGGAGFAERAHATAAAWLTATREAIAACACDSGCPSCVQSPKCGNGNNPLSKPGALKVLDTVLAALPETP; the protein is encoded by the coding sequence GTGACTGCCACCGCCTCCGGTCCCGCCGAGCTCCTGCACCGCCTCCGGGCCCGGGCCGGCAACGCCGGGCAGTCCCCGATCACCCACGTCGAGCGGGTCCCGGCCCGCACCGGCAGGCCCGCGCCGTGGCCGTCCTGGACCCACCCCGAGGTGCGTGAAGCCTTCGCGCGCCAGGGCATCACCGCGCCGTGGCAGCACCAGGCGGACGCCGCCGGCCTCGCCTTCGAGGGCACCCATGTGGTGCTGGCCACCGGCACCGCCTCCGGCAAGTCGCTGGCCTACCAGCTGCCGGCACTGACCGCTCTCACCACCGATCCGAAGGCGACCGTCCTCTACCTGGCCCCCACCAAGGCGCTCGCGGCCGACCAGCTCCGCAAACTGACCCGCCTCGGCCTGGCCGACATCCGCCCGGCCGCCCTGGACGGCGACGTGCCCCGCGAGGAGCGCGAGTGGATCCGCCAGCACGCCCGTTTCCTGCTCACCAACCCGGACATGCTGCACCACTCGCTGCTCCCCGGCCACTCCCGGTGGGCCACGTTCTTCCGCCGCCTGACCTACGTCGTCATCGACGAATGCCACGCCTACCGGGGCGTCTTCGGTTCGCATGTGGCCCACGTCCTGCGCCGCCTGCGCCGCACCACCGCCCGTTACGGCGGCTCCCCCACGTTCATCCTGGCCTCCGCCACGTCCGGCGACCCGGCCGGCAGCACCTCCCGCCTGCTCGGCACCCCGGTGACCGCGGTAACCGAAGACGCCTCCCCCCGCGGCGCGGTCACCTTCGCCCTGTGGGAGCCGCCGCTGCTCCCCCCGGAGCCCGCCACTCCCACCTTCGTGCCCCCGCCGACGATTCCCGTCCCGGCCCAGCCCACCGCCCCGGCCGTTGCCCCGGCCCGGCCCACCGCCGCGGCCCGGCACACCGACTCCTCCCGGCCCACCGCCGCGGCCCGGCCCACCGACTCCTCCCGGCTCGCCGCCGCGGCCCGGCCCACCGAGCCGCTCACCCCCGCGGCGCTGTCTCCGCTGGCCGTTCCGCCTCCCGAGGCCGATTTCGACGAACTGGATCTGCCGCCGGTGCGACGGTCGGCGCTGCGGGAGACCGCGGATCTGCTCACCGACGCCGTCATCGCCGGCACCCGGACGCTGGCTTTCGTCCGGTCCCGGCGCGGCGCCGAGGTGGTCGCCGCGGTGGCCCGTCGTTCCCTGGACGAGGTGGTTCCCGGCCTGGGTTCCCGGGTCGCCGCCTACCGCGGTGGCTACCTGCGGGAGGACCGCCGTGCCATCGAACGCGCCCTACTCGCCGGCGACCTGCTCGGTCTCGCCTCCACCAACGCCTTGGAGCTCGGCGTCGACCTGGCCGGCCTGGACGCGGTCCTGATCTGCGGCTGGCCCGGCACCCGGGCTTCGCTGTGGCAGCAGGCCGGGCGCGCGGGCCGGGCCGGCGGTGCGGCCCTGGCCGTCCTGATCGCCCGCGACGATCCGCTGGACACCTACCTGGTGCACCATCCGGAGGCCCTGTTCGGCCATCCGGTCGAAGCGACCGTCCTGGACCCGGCCAACCCGTACGTCCTGGGCCCGCAACTCTGCTGCGCCGCCTCCGAAGCCCCGCTGACCGAGAAGGACCTGCCCCTTTTCGGCCCCGCCACCCGCCCGGTGATCGATCAGCTGGTCGCCGAGGGCGCCCTCCGCCGCCGCCCGTCCGGCTGGTACTGGACCGAACGCGGCCGCCCCGACGTGGACCTGCGCGGCTCGGGCGGCGCCCCGGTCCAGGTGGTCGAAGCCGCCACCGGCCGCCTGCTCGGCACCGTCGACCAGGGCTCCTCCCACGTGATGCTCCACGAGGGCGCGGTCCACCTGCACCAGGGCACCACCTACGTGGTCGACGAGCTGGACCTGGAGGACGCGACCGCCCTGGTCCACCAGGAGGACCCGGACTGGAGCACGCACGCCCGCGACGTCACCGACGTGTCGGTGGTCCGGGTGTTCTCCTACGCCGACGCCGGCCCGGTCGGCCTGTTCCTCGGCGAGGTCGACGTGACCAGCCAGGTCGTCTCCTACCAGCGCCGCCGCCTGGGCAGTGGCGAGGTGATCGACATCCGCCCGCTGGATCTGCCGGTCCGCGAGCTGCGCACCGTCGCCGTCTGGTTCACCGTTTCCCCGCAGGCCCTGGCCGCCGCCGGCATCGAGCCGAACGACGTCCCCGGCGCGCTGCACGCCGCCGAGCACGCGGCTATCGGCCTGCTCCCGCTGATGGCCACCTGCGATCGCTGGGACATCGGTGGCCTGTCCACCGCCAACCACCCGGACACCGAGGCCCCCACCGTCTTCGTCTACGACGGCCACCCGGGCGGTGCCGGTTTC
- a CDS encoding STAS domain-containing protein gives MELSLATRTVAGHTVLEVGGEVDVYTAPRLRERLIELVDAGARDVVVDLERVEFLDSTGLGVLVGALKRLRTAQGTFGLVCAKEPLLKIFRITALDQVFPIYSTVEAATERNGSGPAS, from the coding sequence ATGGAGCTGTCGCTGGCGACCCGGACCGTTGCCGGGCACACGGTGCTCGAGGTCGGTGGTGAGGTCGACGTTTACACCGCTCCACGGCTGCGCGAGCGCCTGATCGAGCTGGTCGACGCCGGCGCCCGGGACGTGGTGGTCGATCTGGAACGGGTCGAGTTCCTCGATTCCACCGGACTCGGCGTGCTGGTCGGTGCGTTGAAGAGGCTGCGGACCGCGCAGGGCACCTTCGGCCTGGTCTGCGCCAAGGAGCCACTTCTCAAGATTTTCCGGATCACCGCGCTGGACCAGGTCTTCCCGATCTATTCGACGGTCGAGGCCGCGACCGAACGCAACGGCAGCGGTCCCGCTTCGTGA
- a CDS encoding ATP-binding protein gives MMATVRLSFSPAPVHVRTARLVGVAVARRAGVDEALLDEVRLAIGEACTRAVALHRQYGLADLVTVEMSDSGSYTVRVIDHAPIEASIGLTKLPPDELAAESLTEDDLTTGVGFALLAGFVDDLQVRPVEDGAGTEVRMVWPVTRR, from the coding sequence GTGATGGCTACGGTTCGGCTGTCCTTCTCGCCGGCGCCGGTGCACGTTCGCACCGCCCGGCTCGTCGGCGTGGCGGTCGCCCGCCGGGCGGGTGTCGACGAGGCACTGCTCGACGAGGTGCGCCTGGCGATCGGCGAAGCCTGCACCCGTGCGGTCGCGCTGCACCGGCAATACGGGCTGGCTGACCTGGTCACGGTGGAGATGTCCGACTCCGGGTCGTACACGGTGCGGGTCATCGACCACGCCCCGATCGAGGCCAGCATCGGTCTCACCAAACTGCCGCCGGACGAACTGGCCGCCGAGTCGCTCACCGAGGACGACCTGACGACCGGGGTGGGCTTCGCCCTGCTCGCCGGTTTTGTCGACGACCTGCAGGTGCGCCCGGTCGAGGACGGCGCCGGCACCGAGGTCCGCATGGTCTGGCCGGTCACCCGCCGCTGA
- a CDS encoding sodium-translocating pyrophosphatase — translation MSGTSIDLAAGGGGVSLSGSNVVFVIVALVFALIALGFAAMFVQSVLRTGRGTKNMQEIAGAVQEGASAYLFRQFKTLAVFVVIAVVLLFLLPVHDTDNETWVKIGRSLFFVVGAVFSSFIGGAGMALATRANLRVAAAAGEPGGRETAMGIAFRTGGVVGFLTVGLGLFGGALVVLIFRSDAPTVLEGFGFGAALLAMFMRVGGGIFTKAADVGADLVGKVEKNIPEDDPRNAATIADNVGDNVGDCAGMAADLFESYAVTLVAALILGQAAFGQDGLIFPLIVSTIGVVIAILGVFITRLRPSDRNGLTAINRAFYLSAVVSAVAVAVVTFLYLPDSFAGFGDAGIAKDIVDSGRNPQWVAIGAVVIGIVLAAAIQALTGYFTETNKRPVQDIGKSSQTGAATVVLAGISVGLESAVYSALLIGAAVYGAFLLGGSSLTLSLFAVALAGTGLLTTVGVIVAMDTFGPISDNAQGIAEMSGDVDETGAQILTELDAVGNTTKAITKGIAIATAVLAATALFGSYTNSLVSSLTDAKVADVQGQIYQLLNIANPRSLVGLLIGAAVVFLFSGLAINAVSRSAGAVVMEVRRQFREFPGIMDRTQRPEYGRVVDICTRDAQRELLTPGLLAITAPIAVGFGLGAGALAAYLAGAIGTGTLMAVFLANSGGAWDNAKKLVEDGAHGGKGSEAHAATVIGDTVGDPFKDTAGPAINPLIKVMNLVSLLIAPAVVTWSVGADANTPLRVIVALIAVALVTGAVVWSKRKSIAMGDEPAGATAVGAADTAKAVQDAQHSDAAAQSRIKDNVG, via the coding sequence ATGTCCGGGACCTCGATAGACCTCGCCGCCGGGGGCGGCGGAGTGTCCCTCAGCGGATCCAACGTCGTATTCGTCATCGTCGCTCTGGTGTTCGCCCTGATCGCGCTGGGCTTCGCCGCGATGTTCGTCCAGTCGGTGCTGCGCACCGGCCGGGGCACCAAGAACATGCAGGAGATCGCCGGCGCCGTGCAGGAAGGCGCCTCGGCCTATCTCTTCCGGCAGTTCAAGACGCTCGCCGTGTTCGTGGTGATCGCGGTCGTGCTGCTGTTCCTGTTGCCGGTGCACGACACCGACAACGAGACCTGGGTGAAGATCGGCAGGTCGCTCTTCTTCGTGGTGGGCGCGGTCTTCAGCTCGTTCATCGGCGGCGCCGGGATGGCTCTGGCGACCCGGGCCAACCTGCGGGTGGCCGCGGCCGCCGGGGAGCCGGGCGGCCGGGAGACGGCGATGGGCATCGCCTTCCGCACCGGTGGTGTGGTCGGCTTCCTGACCGTGGGCCTGGGCCTGTTCGGCGGCGCGCTGGTGGTGCTGATCTTCCGCAGCGACGCCCCGACCGTGCTGGAGGGCTTCGGCTTCGGCGCCGCCCTGCTCGCGATGTTCATGCGGGTCGGTGGCGGCATCTTCACCAAGGCCGCGGACGTCGGCGCCGACCTGGTCGGCAAGGTGGAGAAGAACATTCCGGAGGACGACCCGCGCAACGCCGCGACGATCGCCGACAACGTCGGCGACAACGTCGGTGACTGCGCCGGCATGGCCGCCGACCTGTTCGAGTCGTACGCGGTGACCCTGGTCGCCGCGCTGATCCTGGGCCAGGCCGCGTTCGGTCAGGACGGCCTGATCTTCCCGCTGATCGTGTCCACGATCGGTGTGGTGATCGCCATCCTGGGGGTGTTCATCACCCGGCTGCGCCCGTCCGACCGCAACGGCCTGACCGCGATCAACCGGGCGTTCTACCTGTCCGCGGTGGTGTCGGCGGTCGCCGTGGCGGTGGTCACCTTCCTGTACCTGCCGGATTCGTTCGCCGGGTTCGGGGATGCCGGGATCGCGAAGGACATCGTGGACAGCGGCCGCAACCCGCAGTGGGTGGCGATCGGCGCGGTCGTGATCGGCATCGTGCTGGCCGCCGCCATCCAGGCGCTGACCGGCTACTTCACCGAGACCAACAAGCGTCCGGTGCAGGACATCGGCAAGTCGTCGCAGACCGGCGCGGCCACCGTGGTGCTGGCCGGGATCAGCGTCGGCCTGGAGTCGGCGGTCTACTCGGCGCTGCTGATCGGCGCCGCCGTGTACGGCGCCTTCCTGCTCGGCGGCTCGTCGCTGACCCTGTCGCTGTTCGCCGTGGCGCTGGCCGGCACCGGCCTGCTCACCACGGTCGGCGTGATCGTGGCGATGGACACGTTCGGTCCGATCTCGGACAACGCGCAGGGGATCGCCGAGATGTCCGGTGACGTCGACGAGACCGGAGCGCAGATCCTGACCGAGCTCGACGCGGTGGGCAACACCACCAAGGCGATCACCAAGGGCATCGCGATCGCGACCGCGGTGCTGGCCGCCACGGCGCTGTTCGGCTCGTACACCAACAGCCTGGTCAGCTCGCTGACCGATGCCAAGGTCGCCGACGTGCAGGGGCAGATCTACCAGCTGCTGAACATCGCGAACCCGCGCAGCCTGGTCGGCCTGCTGATCGGCGCGGCGGTGGTGTTCCTCTTCTCCGGCCTGGCGATCAACGCGGTGTCCCGCTCGGCGGGCGCGGTGGTCATGGAAGTGCGGCGGCAGTTCCGCGAGTTCCCCGGGATCATGGACCGCACCCAGCGGCCCGAGTACGGCCGGGTGGTGGACATCTGCACCCGGGACGCGCAGCGCGAGCTGCTCACCCCCGGTCTGCTGGCGATCACCGCGCCGATCGCGGTGGGCTTCGGGCTGGGCGCCGGCGCGCTGGCCGCCTATCTGGCCGGTGCGATCGGCACCGGCACGCTGATGGCGGTCTTCCTGGCCAACTCCGGTGGCGCCTGGGACAACGCGAAGAAGCTGGTCGAGGACGGCGCGCACGGCGGCAAGGGCTCCGAGGCGCACGCCGCCACGGTGATCGGTGACACGGTCGGTGACCCGTTCAAGGACACCGCCGGCCCGGCGATCAACCCGCTGATCAAGGTGATGAACTTGGTCTCGCTGCTGATCGCGCCGGCCGTGGTGACCTGGAGCGTCGGCGCCGACGCGAACACCCCGCTGCGCGTGATCGTGGCGCTGATCGCGGTGGCCCTGGTCACCGGTGCGGTGGTGTGGAGCAAGCGGAAGTCGATCGCGATGGGCGACGAGCCGGCCGGGGCGACCGCGGTCGGCGCCGCGGACACCGCCAAGGCGGTGCAGGACGCGCAGCACAGCGACGCGGCCGCGCAGTCGCGGATCAAGGACAACGTGGGCTGA
- the topA gene encoding type I DNA topoisomerase, whose product MPSDARTTRLVIVESPSKAKTIAGYLGPDYLVEASVGHIRDLPKNADEVPAKYKGQPWARLGVDVDNGFHALYVVSAGRREQVAKLQRLAKEVDEIFLATDEDREGEAIAWHLIETIKPKVPVKRMVFHEITKPAIQAAVANPRDIDRSLVDAQEARRILDRLYGYEVSPVLWKKVMRGLSAGRVQSVATRIVVERERQRMAFRSAEYWDIQALLAVQGPVDGPRNFSATLIALDGDRIASGKDFEPTTGQLKPGAAVVQLDGDGARGLAARLADRPFTVSRVEEKPYRRRPYAPFTTSTLQQEASRKLRSSSKQTMSTAQSLYEKGYITYMRTDSVNLSETAIAAARRQIAELYGANNVPPQPRRYTTKSKNAQEAHEAIRPAGDNFRTPGEVAKELNTAEFKLYELIWRRTIASQMTDAIGNSISVRIRAVSTANEEADFAASGKTITDPGFLRAYVESSDDENAEAEDAERRLPNLVKDQPLTADELNALGHHTSPPPRYTEASLVKMLEELGIGRPSTYTSIMQTIQDRGYVEKRGQAMIPTFPAFAVVGLLENHYGRLVDYNFTAAMEGQLDDIASGDHTAVDFLTSFYFGSQAGGADEEIAKAGGLKKMVTEDLSAIDAREVNSIPLFTDDQNRQVVVRVGKFGPYLQRSNTQVADGAEEASEDRASIPEGVAPDELTREKVEELFLAGNGDRTLGDNPATGEPVLVKSGRFGPYVQSGESKSSLFQSQSPQTLTLEQALQLLSLPRVVGKDPEGNEIIARNGKFGPFIQRLKDSRSLESEERLFTVTLDEALAMLAAPKVRGQRGAPKPPLRDLEGVDPVSEKPLLVKDGRFGPYVTDGETNVTLRRGQTPEELTLQEAIEMIAEKRAKGPAPKKAPAKKAAPAKKAAAKAATPAKKATAKKAAPAKKAAPRKAAASSE is encoded by the coding sequence GTGCCGAGTGACGCCAGGACGACCCGTCTGGTCATCGTCGAGTCTCCGTCGAAGGCCAAGACGATCGCCGGTTATCTGGGGCCCGACTATCTGGTCGAGGCCTCCGTCGGGCACATCCGCGATCTGCCGAAGAACGCCGACGAGGTCCCGGCCAAGTACAAGGGCCAGCCGTGGGCCCGGCTCGGCGTCGACGTCGACAACGGCTTCCACGCGCTGTACGTGGTCTCCGCCGGCCGTCGGGAGCAGGTCGCCAAGCTGCAGCGGCTGGCCAAGGAGGTCGACGAGATCTTCCTCGCCACCGATGAGGACCGCGAGGGCGAGGCGATCGCCTGGCACCTGATCGAAACGATCAAACCCAAGGTGCCGGTCAAGCGGATGGTCTTCCACGAGATCACCAAGCCGGCCATCCAGGCGGCCGTGGCCAACCCGCGCGACATCGACCGTTCGCTGGTCGACGCGCAGGAGGCCCGCCGCATCCTGGACCGGCTGTACGGCTACGAGGTCAGCCCGGTCCTGTGGAAAAAGGTGATGCGCGGCCTGTCCGCGGGTCGCGTGCAGTCGGTCGCCACCCGGATCGTGGTCGAGCGTGAGCGGCAGCGGATGGCGTTCCGCTCCGCGGAGTACTGGGACATCCAGGCGCTGCTGGCCGTGCAGGGTCCGGTCGACGGCCCGCGCAACTTCTCCGCCACGCTGATCGCGCTGGACGGCGACCGGATCGCCAGCGGCAAGGACTTCGAGCCGACCACCGGACAGCTCAAGCCGGGCGCGGCCGTGGTCCAGCTGGACGGTGACGGCGCCCGCGGGCTGGCCGCCCGGCTGGCGGACCGCCCGTTCACGGTCAGCCGGGTCGAGGAGAAGCCGTACCGCCGCCGGCCGTACGCGCCGTTCACCACCTCGACGCTGCAGCAGGAGGCGTCCCGCAAGCTGCGGTCCTCCTCGAAACAGACGATGAGCACCGCGCAGAGCCTGTACGAGAAGGGCTACATCACCTATATGCGGACGGACTCGGTGAACCTCTCCGAGACCGCCATCGCCGCCGCCCGCCGGCAGATCGCCGAGCTGTACGGGGCGAACAACGTGCCGCCGCAGCCCCGGCGCTACACCACCAAGTCGAAGAACGCGCAGGAGGCGCACGAGGCGATCCGTCCCGCCGGGGACAACTTCCGCACCCCGGGCGAGGTGGCCAAGGAGCTGAACACCGCCGAGTTCAAGCTCTACGAGCTGATCTGGCGGCGGACCATCGCCTCGCAGATGACCGACGCGATCGGTAACTCGATCAGCGTCCGGATCCGCGCCGTCTCCACCGCGAACGAGGAGGCCGACTTCGCCGCCTCCGGCAAGACGATCACCGACCCGGGCTTCCTGCGCGCCTACGTCGAGTCGTCCGACGACGAGAACGCCGAGGCCGAGGACGCCGAGCGCCGCCTGCCGAACCTGGTGAAGGACCAGCCGCTGACCGCCGACGAGCTGAACGCGCTGGGCCACCACACCTCACCGCCGCCGCGGTATACCGAGGCCTCGCTGGTCAAGATGCTGGAGGAGCTCGGCATCGGCCGCCCCTCCACGTACACCTCGATCATGCAGACCATCCAGGACCGCGGCTATGTGGAGAAGCGCGGCCAGGCGATGATCCCGACCTTCCCGGCCTTCGCCGTGGTCGGCCTGCTGGAGAACCACTACGGCCGGCTGGTCGACTACAACTTCACCGCCGCCATGGAGGGGCAGCTCGACGACATCGCGTCCGGTGACCACACCGCCGTCGACTTCCTCACCTCTTTCTACTTCGGCAGCCAGGCCGGCGGGGCGGACGAGGAGATCGCCAAGGCCGGCGGTCTGAAGAAGATGGTGACCGAGGATCTGAGCGCCATCGACGCGCGCGAGGTCAACTCGATCCCGCTCTTCACCGACGACCAGAACCGGCAGGTCGTGGTCCGGGTCGGCAAGTTCGGGCCGTACCTGCAGCGCAGTAACACCCAGGTGGCCGACGGGGCGGAGGAGGCGTCGGAGGACCGCGCCTCGATCCCGGAGGGCGTCGCCCCCGACGAGCTGACCCGGGAGAAGGTCGAAGAGCTGTTCCTGGCCGGCAACGGCGACCGGACGCTCGGCGACAACCCGGCGACCGGCGAGCCGGTGCTGGTCAAATCCGGCCGCTTCGGCCCCTACGTGCAGTCCGGCGAGAGCAAGTCGTCGCTGTTCCAGAGCCAGTCGCCGCAGACCCTCACCCTGGAGCAGGCGCTGCAGCTGCTGTCGCTGCCCCGGGTGGTCGGCAAGGACCCCGAGGGCAACGAGATCATCGCCCGTAACGGCAAGTTCGGCCCGTTCATCCAGCGGCTCAAGGACTCCCGCTCGCTGGAGAGCGAGGAGCGGCTGTTCACCGTCACCCTGGACGAGGCGTTGGCGATGCTGGCCGCGCCGAAGGTCCGCGGGCAGCGCGGGGCGCCCAAACCGCCGCTGCGCGACCTGGAGGGCGTCGACCCGGTGTCGGAGAAGCCGTTGCTGGTCAAGGACGGCCGGTTCGGGCCGTACGTGACCGACGGCGAGACGAACGTGACGCTGCG